Proteins encoded by one window of Chryseobacterium sp. POL2:
- the queD gene encoding 6-carboxytetrahydropterin synthase QueD, whose protein sequence is MIRITKIFTFETAHVLYNYDGKCKNMHGHSYKLFVTVKGEPINDIDNVKNGMVVDFGDIKRIVKQEIVDSWDHAVLVNGASPHKDLGQKLEAEGHKVIFCDYQPTCENMLYDIAAKIKNKLPNNIELAYLKLHETENSYGEWLAEEN, encoded by the coding sequence ATGATTCGAATTACTAAAATTTTCACTTTTGAGACCGCACATGTGCTTTATAATTACGATGGAAAATGCAAAAATATGCATGGCCACTCGTACAAGCTTTTTGTGACCGTAAAAGGCGAACCTATTAATGATATTGATAATGTTAAAAATGGTATGGTCGTTGATTTTGGTGATATCAAACGCATTGTAAAACAAGAGATTGTTGATAGTTGGGATCATGCTGTTTTGGTGAATGGCGCTTCGCCGCACAAAGATCTAGGGCAAAAGTTGGAAGCAGAAGGTCATAAAGTGATTTTTTGTGATTATCAACCCACTTGCGAAAACATGTTGTACGATATCGCAGCTAAAATCAAAAATAAACTTCCTAATAATATCGAATTAGCTTATCTAAAACTGCATGAGACAGAGAATTCTTATGGCGAATGGTTGGCTGAGGAGAACTAG
- a CDS encoding alpha amylase C-terminal domain-containing protein — protein sequence MEILYFNYARPEVKSFLISNALFWLDRYHVDGLRVDAVTSILHLDYSRNEGEWEPNVFGGNVNLEAEKFLQDFNLAVHEAFPDVITIAEESSDFPKLTHPISEGGIGFDMKWMMGWMHDTLNYFKKDPVYRKYHQDLLTFTSLYMFNEKYMMALSHDEVVHGKSSLIYKMNGDEWQKFANLRALYLYMFTNPGTKLLFMGSEFAQTNEWNFESQLDWHLLEYPIHRQLQDFVKDLNILYKTESALHDFNFDKNGFEWVSGEDSNHSVFIYLRKAKNQANQLMVILNLTPNSMDYQIGVDWEFWEIILNSDDKKYGGSGIIPNVNKVENNKCMGRNFALELRLPPLSGLILKRII from the coding sequence TTGGAAATCCTATATTTTAATTATGCCCGTCCCGAAGTCAAATCTTTTTTGATTAGCAATGCGCTATTCTGGCTCGATCGCTATCATGTAGATGGCCTTCGTGTTGATGCTGTAACTTCTATTTTGCATTTGGATTATTCGCGGAATGAAGGCGAGTGGGAACCCAATGTTTTTGGAGGAAATGTCAACCTGGAAGCTGAAAAATTTCTGCAAGATTTCAATTTGGCTGTTCATGAGGCATTTCCAGATGTAATAACGATTGCGGAAGAGAGTTCAGATTTTCCCAAATTAACGCATCCCATTTCGGAGGGCGGCATCGGATTCGATATGAAATGGATGATGGGTTGGATGCATGATACGCTTAACTATTTTAAAAAAGATCCTGTTTATCGCAAATACCATCAAGATTTATTGACTTTTACAAGCCTTTATATGTTCAACGAAAAATACATGATGGCCTTATCACATGACGAAGTTGTGCATGGTAAAAGCAGTTTAATTTACAAAATGAATGGTGACGAGTGGCAAAAATTTGCCAATCTACGCGCCTTGTATCTTTATATGTTTACAAATCCAGGTACTAAACTTTTGTTCATGGGCAGCGAATTTGCACAAACCAACGAATGGAATTTTGAAAGTCAATTGGATTGGCATCTTTTAGAATATCCTATTCATCGACAATTGCAAGATTTTGTAAAAGATCTTAATATTTTATATAAAACAGAATCGGCTTTACATGATTTTAATTTTGATAAAAATGGCTTTGAATGGGTGAGTGGCGAGGACAGCAATCATTCGGTCTTTATATATTTAAGAAAAGCAAAAAATCAGGCGAATCAGCTAATGGTGATTCTTAATCTTACGCCGAATAGCATGGATTATCAAATTGGTGTGGACTGGGAATTTTGGGAAATTATTCTTAATTCGGATGACAAAAAATATGGCGGAAGTGGCATAATTCCTAATGTTAATAAAGTCGAGAATAATAAATGTATGGGACGAAACTTTGCTTTAGAACTTCGTTTACCACCATTGTCAGGACTTATTTTGAAAAGAATCATTTAA
- a CDS encoding UDP-2,3-diacylglucosamine diphosphatase has product MTEINLLPNKKIYFASDQHFGAPDPKSSKVREEKFIRWLNEIKADAQVLFLMGDLFDFWHEWQYVIPKGYVRVLGKLAELKDNGIDIYFFVGNHDLWMKNYLEEEIGCTVFFSKQYFTARGKTMLLAHGDGLGPGDKGYKRMKKLFTNPIAQWAFKWLHPDIAMRVALYMSQKNKIISGEEDKAFLGEEREFLIVYSKKKLETEDIDYFIYGHRHLPMVLDLPKSSKYINLGDWISYFTYGVFDGEFHLKTYEA; this is encoded by the coding sequence ATGACGGAAATTAATCTGCTTCCTAATAAGAAAATTTATTTTGCTTCGGATCAACATTTTGGTGCGCCCGATCCAAAATCCAGTAAAGTTCGTGAAGAGAAATTCATCCGTTGGCTTAACGAGATTAAAGCCGATGCGCAGGTGCTTTTCTTAATGGGAGATTTGTTTGATTTTTGGCACGAGTGGCAATATGTCATCCCGAAAGGTTATGTGCGTGTTCTTGGAAAATTAGCAGAGCTGAAAGATAACGGCATCGATATTTATTTCTTTGTCGGAAATCATGATCTCTGGATGAAAAACTACTTAGAAGAGGAGATTGGTTGTACGGTTTTCTTTTCAAAACAATATTTTACGGCAAGAGGAAAAACCATGCTTCTAGCACATGGCGATGGGCTTGGGCCTGGTGATAAAGGCTACAAAAGAATGAAAAAACTTTTTACCAATCCTATTGCACAATGGGCTTTCAAATGGTTGCATCCCGATATCGCAATGCGTGTTGCACTTTACATGTCTCAGAAAAATAAAATCATTTCTGGCGAAGAAGACAAAGCCTTTTTGGGGGAAGAACGCGAGTTTTTAATCGTCTATTCTAAAAAGAAATTGGAGACCGAAGATATCGACTATTTCATCTATGGACACCGCCATTTGCCCATGGTTTTGGATTTGCCAAAATCTTCGAAATATATCAACCTTGGCGATTGGATTTCCTATTTTACTTACGGCGTTTTCGATGGCGAATTTCATCTTAAAACCTACGAAGCCTAA
- the fahA gene encoding fumarylacetoacetase — MKSFIEYNPDSDFSIHNIPFGVAVFNREYIACATRIGDIVIDLASLYDFGYFENIKGLEDNIFEAYTLNEFIELGKPITNTVRLKIQELFLEDSALSNDEKTKEACFFNLDEIQMMMPVHIPNYTDFYSSIEHATNVGKLFRDPENALLPNWKHLPVGYHGRASSIVVSGIDIQRPVGQIKPPTAEKPFFSPSLQLDFELEMAFVVNKNTELGEHIPVSETEDAIFGMMIFNDWSARDIQSWEYVPLGPFLGKNFGSSISPWIVTLEALEPFRTTSPKQEPEVLDYLKFEGDKNYDINLEVYLKPENGEDNLISESNYKFMYWNMSQQLAHHTVNGCNVEVGDVYASGTISGKDQKSFGSMLELTWRGQNPLKLSNGEERKFIEDNDTITMKAWSEKDGIRVGFGEVTGKILPARSI, encoded by the coding sequence ATGAAATCTTTTATAGAATACAATCCTGATAGTGACTTCTCGATACACAATATACCTTTCGGCGTAGCGGTATTTAACAGAGAATATATTGCATGTGCCACAAGAATTGGCGATATCGTCATCGATCTTGCAAGCTTATACGACTTTGGTTATTTTGAAAATATAAAAGGTCTGGAAGACAATATTTTTGAAGCCTATACGCTTAACGAATTTATTGAATTAGGAAAACCAATTACAAATACGGTACGATTAAAAATCCAGGAACTTTTCCTTGAAGATTCAGCATTATCAAACGACGAAAAAACCAAAGAAGCCTGTTTCTTCAATCTTGATGAAATACAAATGATGATGCCTGTCCACATCCCTAACTATACCGATTTTTACAGTAGTATAGAACATGCAACCAACGTGGGAAAACTTTTCCGAGATCCAGAAAACGCGCTACTTCCCAATTGGAAACATCTTCCGGTAGGTTATCACGGTAGAGCTTCTTCAATCGTTGTTTCTGGCATCGATATCCAACGTCCTGTTGGACAAATAAAACCGCCAACTGCGGAAAAACCTTTCTTTAGTCCAAGTTTACAATTAGACTTTGAACTCGAAATGGCTTTTGTAGTCAATAAAAATACAGAACTTGGTGAGCACATTCCAGTTTCAGAAACGGAAGACGCTATTTTCGGAATGATGATCTTCAATGATTGGTCTGCAAGAGATATCCAGTCTTGGGAATATGTACCACTTGGACCATTTTTAGGAAAGAATTTCGGATCCTCAATTTCGCCATGGATTGTTACTTTAGAAGCTTTAGAACCATTCAGAACCACATCGCCAAAACAAGAACCAGAAGTTTTAGATTATTTAAAATTTGAAGGGGATAAAAATTACGACATTAATCTTGAAGTTTATCTCAAACCAGAAAATGGTGAAGACAATTTAATTAGCGAAAGCAATTACAAATTCATGTATTGGAATATGTCACAACAATTGGCGCATCATACCGTGAATGGTTGCAATGTTGAAGTTGGCGATGTCTATGCCAGCGGAACCATTTCTGGCAAAGACCAAAAATCTTTCGGATCGATGCTAGAGCTAACATGGAGAGGACAAAATCCATTAAAACTTAGCAACGGCGAGGAACGAAAATTTATTGAAGATAATGACACCATCACTATGAAAGCTTGGTCAGAAAAAGATGGTATCCGTGTAGGTTTTGGGGAAGTTACAGGAAAAATATTACCTGCAAGATCAATATAA
- a CDS encoding flavin reductase family protein, with protein sequence MKIIDPKELSSPQLQLVMQSAIAPRPIALASTINAKGEINLSPFSFFNMFSTKPPILIFSPSRRVRDNTTKHTLHNLLEVPEVVIGNINYNMVQQVSLASTEYEDGVNEFVKSGLTMKPAELVKPPLIAESPVNFECKVLEIKALGDVGGSGNLIICEVVKIHIQEEFLGKDGNLDQNKLDLVARLGANYYSRSNAGSLFEVPKPLVTKGIGYDQLPDVIKNSSIFTGNNLGMLANVESLPGTDFSSEENIHIKAQKELHQNNIAKAWEILKLD encoded by the coding sequence ATGAAAATAATTGATCCTAAAGAACTCTCGAGTCCCCAATTACAATTGGTCATGCAGTCGGCAATTGCTCCACGTCCAATTGCTTTGGCTAGTACAATAAACGCTAAAGGCGAAATCAATCTTTCGCCCTTTAGCTTTTTCAATATGTTCAGCACCAAACCACCGATTCTCATATTTTCACCAAGCCGTCGCGTTCGTGACAATACGACCAAACATACACTTCATAACCTGTTAGAAGTTCCGGAAGTAGTCATCGGAAATATCAATTATAACATGGTACAACAAGTCTCTTTGGCGAGTACAGAATACGAAGATGGCGTTAACGAATTTGTAAAATCTGGCTTAACAATGAAGCCCGCCGAATTGGTAAAACCACCATTAATAGCTGAATCTCCCGTTAATTTTGAATGCAAAGTTTTAGAAATAAAAGCTTTGGGCGATGTTGGCGGATCAGGAAATTTAATCATTTGCGAAGTTGTAAAAATTCATATCCAAGAAGAATTTTTGGGTAAAGATGGTAATTTGGATCAAAACAAATTGGATCTTGTGGCAAGACTTGGCGCTAACTATTATTCAAGAAGCAATGCTGGAAGTCTTTTCGAAGTTCCAAAACCTTTGGTTACAAAAGGTATTGGCTACGACCAACTTCCTGATGTTATCAAAAACAGCAGCATCTTTACAGGAAATAATCTCGGAATGTTAGCGAATGTTGAAAGCTTGCCTGGAACTGATTTTTCTAGTGAAGAAAATATCCATATCAAAGCTCAAAAAGAACTTCATCAAAACAATATTGCCAAAGCTTGGGAAATTTTAAAATTAGATTAA
- a CDS encoding alpha-amylase family glycosyl hydrolase, with amino-acid sequence MPKTKAFSLWTEYDIYLFLAGNHFKLYEKFGSHEIVVDGESGIYFSVWAPNASEVSVIGDFNNWSHYKHPLLNREDQSGIWETFIPGVTISEIYKYSIRTSRGALLEKSDPFAVKMEQAIQASSIITSTWYVWHDKKWMADRMEKSINNSPISVYELHLASWKKSENKPNQYLTYRELAPELIDYIKEMNFTHVEFMPVMEYPYNPSWGYQITGFFAASSRFGAPTDLMFLIDQLHQNNIGVILDWVPSHFPGDANALHCFDGSFLYEYEDPKKGFHPDWKSYILIMPVPKSNLF; translated from the coding sequence ATGCCAAAAACCAAAGCTTTTTCTCTTTGGACAGAATACGATATTTACCTCTTTCTGGCAGGTAATCACTTTAAGCTTTATGAAAAATTTGGCTCACATGAGATTGTTGTAGATGGCGAATCTGGCATTTATTTCTCCGTTTGGGCGCCCAATGCTTCGGAAGTTTCTGTAATTGGTGATTTTAATAATTGGAGTCATTACAAACATCCTTTATTAAATAGAGAGGATCAATCGGGAATTTGGGAAACTTTTATTCCCGGTGTTACAATTTCTGAAATTTATAAATACAGCATCCGAACATCAAGAGGTGCGTTGCTTGAAAAAAGCGATCCTTTTGCTGTAAAGATGGAGCAAGCGATCCAGGCAAGCTCTATTATTACATCAACTTGGTATGTTTGGCATGACAAAAAATGGATGGCAGACCGTATGGAAAAATCCATTAATAATTCTCCAATTTCCGTTTACGAACTGCATCTGGCCTCTTGGAAAAAGAGCGAAAATAAGCCCAACCAATATTTAACTTACAGAGAATTAGCTCCCGAATTAATTGATTATATTAAAGAAATGAATTTTACACACGTGGAATTTATGCCCGTGATGGAGTATCCATACAATCCGAGTTGGGGCTATCAAATTACTGGCTTTTTTGCAGCTTCTTCTCGTTTTGGCGCACCTACAGATTTGATGTTTTTGATAGATCAGCTTCATCAAAATAATATTGGCGTTATTCTCGATTGGGTGCCTTCACATTTTCCTGGAGATGCCAATGCTTTGCATTGTTTTGATGGTAGCTTTTTATATGAATATGAAGACCCCAAAAAAGGTTTTCATCCAGATTGGAAATCCTATATTTTAATTATGCCCGTCCCGAAGTCAAATCTTTTTTGA
- a CDS encoding acyl transferase — protein MSNPIFNIKTEADFLKEALDCFRYQYQNVEVYKKFVDYLNIDPSEVNSIEAIPFLPIEMFKNHKVLNQNKTSQQYFQSSGTTQKNLSKHWIADFNLYEESIYKSFEEFIGKPEDFIFLGLLPSYLERENSSLIYMVNYLIEKSGKPENGYFLYNHEDLIELLNRISDKKVILFGVSFALLDFLDTLKSKHLKLSSTENLIIIETGGMKGRKEEMTKDELLAIFQEGFKTEKIYSEYSMTELLSQAYSLGENIYECPNWMRILIRNTEDPFSYMEAGRTGAINIIDLANRHSCSFIATQDLGKLIANSTPHILSKSFQVLGRIDHSDIRGCSLLVS, from the coding sequence ATGTCAAATCCTATTTTTAATATTAAAACCGAAGCTGATTTTCTAAAAGAAGCTTTGGATTGTTTTCGTTATCAATATCAAAATGTTGAGGTTTATAAAAAGTTTGTCGATTATCTCAATATTGATCCTTCTGAAGTTAATAGCATAGAAGCCATACCGTTTTTGCCGATTGAGATGTTCAAAAATCACAAGGTTTTAAATCAAAACAAAACAAGCCAACAATATTTTCAAAGTTCGGGCACTACCCAAAAGAATCTTTCCAAACATTGGATTGCCGATTTTAATTTGTATGAGGAAAGTATTTATAAAAGTTTTGAAGAGTTTATAGGAAAGCCAGAAGATTTTATATTTTTAGGATTGTTGCCAAGTTATTTGGAACGCGAAAATTCGTCGTTAATCTATATGGTCAATTATCTCATCGAAAAATCTGGAAAACCAGAAAATGGCTATTTTCTCTACAATCACGAGGATTTAATAGAATTGCTAAATCGTATTTCTGACAAAAAAGTCATTCTTTTCGGCGTTTCGTTTGCCTTGCTCGATTTTTTGGATACTTTAAAATCAAAACACTTAAAACTTAGTTCAACCGAAAATCTCATCATTATCGAAACGGGCGGTATGAAAGGTCGCAAAGAAGAAATGACGAAAGATGAATTACTGGCCATTTTTCAAGAAGGTTTCAAAACCGAAAAAATCTACTCAGAATATTCGATGACCGAGTTGCTGTCGCAGGCCTACTCGTTGGGCGAAAATATCTACGAATGTCCCAATTGGATGCGGATTTTAATCCGAAATACCGAAGATCCTTTTTCGTACATGGAGGCGGGCAGAACTGGCGCGATTAACATTATCGATCTTGCCAACCGCCATTCGTGCAGTTTTATCGCCACGCAGGATTTGGGAAAACTCATTGCGAATTCTACGCCTCACATACTTAGCAAAAGCTTCCAAGTTCTCGGTAGGATAGACCATTCCGACATCCGCGGGTGTAGTCTTTTGGTGTCTTAG
- a CDS encoding glycogen synthase, with protein MRIFHLSMECYPIAKVGGLADVVGALPKYQNKMRLEASVIMPWYNNAFVYNHDFEIVFEGFIHQAEQMYDVIVYKEKSQDLGFDLYLVKIPGLLDREKVYGYWDESEQFIAFQHAVLHWLSAMEIRPDILHCHDYHTGLVPFMIENCPEFQFLKGVKTVGTVHNGEYQGSMDWLMSKYLPFFDASHYGLLDWDSRINPMAAMIKSCHVFNTVSKGYLEELFTSFQGLEALIFQERQKAFGIINGIDTEVWNPETDPMIKQHYSLKNAEIGKSKNKSEICKEYGLDVDLPLVGFIGRFAVEKGADLLPGIISKSITETNGQFNIIVLGSGDSHVEHLLKDLQKIYHFNFALDLGYKEYLSHQIYAAADFLLMPSRVEPCGLNQMYAMRYGTIPIVRYTGELKDTVEDISSGGSGFNFTEANEESAIHAIKRALSVYQDKKRIKMLIENNMNFNFSWEKSAENYLHLYKYRAENQ; from the coding sequence ATGAGAATTTTTCATCTCTCTATGGAATGTTATCCCATTGCAAAAGTTGGTGGATTAGCTGATGTTGTGGGCGCTTTGCCAAAATATCAAAACAAAATGAGATTAGAAGCAAGTGTTATAATGCCTTGGTATAACAATGCTTTTGTTTATAATCATGATTTTGAAATCGTTTTTGAGGGATTTATTCATCAAGCAGAGCAGATGTATGACGTAATTGTCTATAAAGAGAAATCTCAAGATTTGGGTTTTGATTTGTATTTGGTGAAAATTCCAGGACTTCTCGATCGAGAGAAAGTCTATGGATATTGGGATGAGTCAGAGCAATTTATTGCTTTTCAACATGCTGTTTTACATTGGTTATCCGCTATGGAGATTCGTCCAGATATTTTACATTGTCACGATTATCACACAGGATTGGTGCCTTTTATGATAGAAAATTGTCCAGAATTTCAGTTTTTAAAAGGTGTAAAAACAGTTGGCACCGTTCATAATGGAGAATATCAAGGAAGTATGGATTGGTTGATGTCGAAGTACCTTCCTTTTTTTGACGCAAGTCATTATGGTTTGTTGGATTGGGATTCCAGAATTAATCCAATGGCGGCGATGATAAAATCTTGTCATGTTTTTAATACAGTTTCTAAAGGTTATTTGGAAGAATTGTTTACGAGCTTTCAAGGGCTTGAAGCTTTAATATTTCAAGAGCGACAAAAAGCTTTTGGAATAATTAACGGTATAGATACAGAAGTTTGGAATCCAGAAACAGATCCAATGATTAAGCAGCATTATTCCCTTAAAAATGCCGAAATCGGAAAATCGAAAAACAAATCTGAAATCTGTAAAGAATATGGTCTGGATGTAGATTTGCCACTTGTTGGATTCATCGGAAGATTCGCTGTTGAAAAAGGAGCGGACCTTCTTCCAGGTATTATTAGCAAGTCAATAACAGAAACCAATGGTCAATTTAATATTATTGTGTTGGGTTCTGGCGATTCTCATGTGGAACACCTTTTAAAAGATTTACAAAAAATATATCATTTCAATTTTGCATTGGATTTGGGATACAAAGAATATTTGTCGCACCAGATATATGCAGCTGCAGATTTTCTACTTATGCCATCGCGGGTTGAGCCTTGCGGATTAAACCAAATGTATGCTATGCGCTACGGAACAATTCCGATTGTACGTTATACTGGCGAATTGAAAGATACTGTTGAGGATATTTCAAGTGGCGGAAGTGGTTTTAATTTTACAGAAGCTAATGAAGAAAGTGCAATTCATGCAATAAAACGTGCATTGTCTGTTTATCAGGATAAAAAACGGATAAAAATGTTAATAGAAAATAACATGAATTTTAATTTTTCATGGGAGAAATCTGCAGAAAATTACTTACATTTATACAAATACAGAGCTGAAAATCAATAA
- the hppD gene encoding 4-hydroxyphenylpyruvate dioxygenase — protein MSTLTFAEKIAQAENFLPINGTDYIEFYVGNAKQAAHYYKTAFGFQSVAYAGPETGVKDRASYVLQQGKIRLVLTTGLKSDSPINEHVIKHGDGVKILALWVDDAYKAFEETTKRGGKAYLEPMTITDEFGEVKMSGIYTYGETVHMFVERKNYNGAFMPGYEKWESDYNPEETGLLYVDHCVGNVGWDRMLPVVKWYEEVMGFVNILSFDDKQINTEYSALMSKVMSNGNGFAKFPINEPAEGKKKSQVEEYLDFYEEEGVQHIAVATKDIIHTVTELKKRGVEFLSAPPEAYYNMIPERVGEIDEDIKKLQDLGILVDCDEEGYLLQIFTKPVEDRPTLFFEIIERHGAQSFGAGNFKALFEALEREQERRGNL, from the coding sequence ATGTCAACATTAACATTCGCTGAAAAAATCGCACAGGCAGAGAATTTTCTTCCTATTAACGGAACGGATTATATTGAATTTTATGTAGGAAATGCGAAACAAGCAGCACATTATTATAAAACAGCTTTCGGCTTCCAGTCGGTAGCTTATGCAGGTCCAGAAACAGGTGTTAAAGATCGAGCGTCTTATGTTTTGCAACAAGGGAAAATCCGTTTGGTTTTAACAACAGGACTTAAGTCTGATTCGCCAATTAATGAGCACGTTATTAAACATGGAGATGGTGTTAAAATTTTAGCACTTTGGGTAGATGATGCTTATAAAGCTTTTGAAGAAACAACGAAAAGAGGTGGAAAAGCCTATCTGGAACCAATGACAATTACTGACGAATTTGGAGAAGTTAAAATGTCTGGTATTTATACATATGGTGAAACGGTTCACATGTTTGTAGAGCGCAAAAATTACAATGGTGCTTTTATGCCAGGCTATGAGAAATGGGAATCGGACTACAATCCAGAAGAAACAGGTCTTTTGTATGTTGACCACTGCGTTGGAAATGTTGGATGGGACAGAATGTTGCCAGTTGTTAAATGGTATGAAGAGGTTATGGGCTTTGTAAATATTCTTTCTTTTGACGATAAACAAATTAATACAGAATATTCTGCGTTGATGTCTAAAGTAATGTCCAACGGAAATGGTTTTGCCAAATTTCCAATTAACGAACCCGCTGAAGGAAAGAAAAAATCACAAGTTGAAGAATATTTGGACTTTTATGAAGAAGAAGGTGTGCAACACATTGCCGTAGCAACCAAAGATATTATCCACACCGTTACCGAACTTAAAAAACGCGGTGTAGAATTTCTTTCTGCGCCACCAGAAGCTTATTACAATATGATCCCTGAACGAGTTGGAGAAATTGATGAAGACATCAAAAAACTTCAAGATTTAGGAATTCTTGTTGATTGTGATGAAGAAGGCTATCTGCTTCAGATTTTCACCAAACCTGTCGAAGACCGCCCTACTCTATTCTTCGAAATCATCGAAAGACATGGGGCGCAAAGCTTCGGTGCGGGTAATTTCAAAGCATTATTCGAAGCCTTAGAAAGAGAGCAAGAAAGAAGAGGAAATCTTTAA
- a CDS encoding glucose-1-phosphate adenylyltransferase, with translation MLFSVVLGGGRGTRLFPLTDSRSKPAVSIAGKYRLVDIPISNCLNSGYNRILVLTQFNSASLNSHIKNTYHFDIFSRGFVDILAAEQNIENDQWYQGTADAVRQSMKHLAKYEYDYILILSGDQLYQMNFREMIDFHEKNNGDISIASIPVNAKDATGFGILKSDEAGNITNFIEKPSSEILPNWKSEVSDANKREGKNYLASMGIYVFSKNVLKKLFEENDGDDFGKDFIPKAIGKYNTLSFQYDGYWTDIGTIESFYEANLNLAQDLPQFNLFSASPIYTRARMLPPSKINGSFVSKAVFGDGCIILATKIENSIIGNRTRIDKGSTIVSSYIMGADYYQSTAEILENERHDIPNIGIGKFCYIERAIIDKNCQIGDNVRIIGGKHIPDGDYDTYSVKDGIIVVKKNAVIKTGTQIS, from the coding sequence ATGTTATTTTCGGTAGTTCTGGGAGGCGGACGTGGGACAAGATTGTTTCCATTGACCGACTCTCGTTCAAAACCTGCTGTATCTATCGCAGGAAAATACCGATTGGTTGATATCCCAATATCCAATTGTCTTAATTCTGGCTATAACAGGATTTTAGTTTTGACACAATTTAACTCAGCTTCGCTTAATTCACATATCAAAAACACCTATCATTTTGATATTTTTAGTCGTGGTTTTGTCGATATTTTGGCCGCCGAGCAAAATATTGAAAACGACCAATGGTACCAAGGGACTGCGGATGCCGTACGTCAATCGATGAAGCATCTTGCAAAGTATGAATACGACTATATTTTAATTTTGTCAGGCGATCAATTATACCAAATGAATTTTCGAGAGATGATCGACTTTCATGAAAAAAACAACGGCGACATTAGCATTGCAAGTATTCCGGTTAATGCAAAAGATGCGACAGGTTTCGGAATTCTAAAATCCGATGAAGCTGGTAATATTACCAATTTTATCGAAAAACCAAGTTCCGAAATCCTTCCCAATTGGAAATCCGAAGTTTCAGATGCTAACAAACGCGAAGGCAAAAATTATCTCGCATCCATGGGGATTTATGTTTTTTCTAAAAATGTCCTGAAAAAATTATTCGAAGAAAATGACGGTGACGACTTTGGTAAAGATTTTATTCCCAAAGCTATTGGTAAATACAATACCCTTAGTTTTCAGTATGATGGCTATTGGACAGATATCGGAACCATCGAGTCTTTCTACGAAGCCAATCTAAATTTGGCACAAGACCTTCCACAGTTTAACCTTTTCAGTGCATCACCGATTTATACAAGAGCGAGAATGTTGCCACCTTCAAAAATTAATGGATCTTTCGTTAGTAAAGCTGTTTTCGGTGATGGTTGTATCATTTTAGCAACGAAAATTGAAAATTCCATTATTGGTAACAGAACCCGAATAGATAAAGGAAGTACCATTGTGAGTTCTTATATTATGGGAGCAGATTATTATCAAAGCACCGCCGAAATTCTTGAAAACGAACGTCACGATATTCCTAACATTGGCATTGGGAAATTCTGCTATATCGAACGCGCTATTATTGATAAAAACTGCCAAATAGGCGACAATGTTCGTATAATTGGCGGAAAACACATACCCGATGGCGACTACGATACCTATTCTGTAAAAGACGGGATCATCGTTGTTAAGAAAAATGCAGTCATTAAAACAGGAACACAAATTTCTTAA